Proteins from a single region of Undibacterium sp. KW1:
- a CDS encoding ornithine cyclodeaminase family protein: protein MQVITNEQVASLLTVKDAITVMREAFAHYATAGAMQERVRIDSGKTKLSAMGAVIPGLNAAGAKIYSTINGKFTFVIVLFAADDGRLLAVMEGDTMTEFRTAAVTAVAADKLARQDATTLAIFGTGIQARAHVPALLAVRNFSEVLVVGIEGQDAFAQHIATQYGIPARATTAAEAASQADVILTATRSASPLFDGNDIKPGAFVAAIGSSKPDTREVDDTLIRRASKIVVEWKKQAAYEAGDLLLCDKNSFAWDDVLEMTDVVQGAGIRSNESDIILYKAIGVGVEDVALAEFVYRKLAG from the coding sequence ATGCAAGTCATCACTAATGAACAAGTCGCATCGCTGTTAACAGTCAAGGACGCCATCACCGTCATGCGTGAGGCCTTTGCGCATTACGCCACAGCAGGTGCCATGCAGGAGCGGGTACGCATAGATAGCGGCAAAACCAAGCTCAGCGCCATGGGTGCCGTCATCCCCGGCCTGAATGCTGCCGGGGCCAAGATTTACTCCACCATCAATGGCAAGTTCACGTTCGTGATTGTGCTGTTCGCGGCTGACGATGGCCGCCTGCTGGCCGTGATGGAAGGCGACACCATGACAGAATTCCGCACCGCTGCCGTCACCGCTGTCGCTGCTGACAAACTGGCGCGGCAAGATGCCACCACCCTGGCCATCTTTGGCACCGGCATACAGGCGCGCGCCCACGTCCCCGCCCTGCTGGCAGTGCGCAACTTCAGCGAAGTGCTGGTGGTCGGCATAGAAGGACAGGATGCTTTTGCACAGCACATCGCCACGCAATACGGCATCCCCGCCCGCGCCACCACTGCTGCTGAAGCCGCCAGCCAGGCCGACGTCATCCTCACCGCTACACGATCAGCCTCGCCGCTGTTTGATGGCAATGATATCAAACCCGGTGCCTTTGTCGCCGCCATCGGTTCGAGCAAACCCGACACCCGCGAAGTCGATGACACCCTGATACGCCGCGCCAGCAAGATCGTCGTTGAATGGAAAAAACAGGCCGCCTATGAGGCCGGTGATTTGCTCCTGTGCGACAAGAACAGCTTTGCATGGGACGATGTGCTGGAGATGACCGATGTGGTGCAAGGCGCAGGCATACGCAGCAATGAATCTGACATCATTCTCTACAAGGCAATAGGTGTAGGGGTGGAAGATGTGGCTCTGGCGGAGTTTGTTTATCGCAAGCTGGCTGGGTAA
- a CDS encoding site-2 protease family protein has translation MLNLLFIVYICLFVHLFSIAAAGRVAGVRVLEISIGVGPVLFRYKKFILKLIPINGYVKFLDSQEHFVSDADLPFAFDQLSLMRKILVILPGCTVLLLLAATLNGADAWQDFCTFPTQFVTGALSPFDTAQTLLHTASKLIQTSSFLSLLGIAAAKLAAGNLLPLVSTNGSQLIIFVAQRLGLVKPYPGPIHKFVAFVSIACWISWLLAIVSTPVIKAYGL, from the coding sequence ATGCTCAATCTTCTCTTCATTGTTTACATTTGCCTGTTCGTACACCTGTTCAGCATAGCTGCGGCAGGTCGGGTGGCTGGTGTCCGGGTGCTGGAAATATCCATAGGCGTGGGACCAGTGCTGTTCAGGTATAAAAAATTTATCCTGAAGCTCATCCCCATCAATGGCTATGTCAAATTTCTGGACAGCCAGGAACACTTCGTCAGCGACGCCGATCTACCCTTTGCATTTGACCAGTTAAGTCTGATGCGGAAAATACTGGTCATCTTGCCTGGCTGCACCGTCCTGCTGTTACTGGCTGCGACACTGAACGGCGCAGACGCATGGCAAGATTTTTGCACATTTCCCACGCAATTTGTGACGGGTGCTTTGTCCCCTTTTGACACGGCACAGACCCTGCTGCACACAGCTAGCAAGCTGATACAGACCAGCAGTTTTCTGAGCCTGCTGGGTATCGCTGCTGCCAAACTGGCTGCTGGTAATTTACTGCCATTAGTGAGCACCAATGGCAGCCAACTCATTATTTTCGTCGCGCAGCGACTTGGCCTGGTCAAGCCTTATCCTGGTCCTATTCACAAGTTTGTCGCATTCGTCAGCATTGCATGCTGGATTTCTTGGCTCCTGGCGATAGTCAGTACCCCTGTCATAAAGGCATATGGCTTGTAG
- a CDS encoding LysE family translocator — protein sequence MENYAPLLGICAALTVGVVSPGPSFVMIARTAMASTRAEGVSAAIGMGMGGTLFALAALLGLQGILLALPVLFIALKVLGGLYLAYLGFKIWRGAAEPLQIAATEASCERNLRKSLLLGFTTQVSNPKTSIVYASVFAAFMPATQSLGFDVLLLSCVFIIEASWYAIVAVALSSEKPRTTYLRYKQWLDRVAGGVMMALGIKLVASAR from the coding sequence ATGGAAAATTACGCTCCCCTTCTCGGCATCTGCGCCGCACTCACTGTCGGCGTGGTCAGCCCCGGCCCGAGTTTTGTGATGATAGCCCGCACCGCCATGGCATCAACCCGCGCTGAAGGTGTCAGTGCTGCGATAGGCATGGGCATGGGTGGTACGCTGTTTGCGCTGGCGGCCTTGCTGGGCTTGCAGGGCATTTTGCTGGCTTTGCCTGTGCTGTTTATCGCACTCAAGGTATTGGGTGGTCTGTACCTGGCATACCTGGGCTTCAAAATCTGGCGCGGTGCGGCTGAACCTTTGCAGATTGCCGCTACTGAAGCATCGTGTGAACGCAATTTGCGTAAGTCGCTGTTGCTGGGTTTTACTACCCAGGTCAGCAATCCAAAAACATCGATCGTGTATGCCAGCGTGTTCGCCGCCTTCATGCCTGCCACGCAAAGCCTGGGCTTTGATGTCTTGCTGCTGTCTTGTGTCTTCATCATAGAAGCCAGCTGGTATGCGATAGTCGCCGTTGCCCTGTCCTCAGAAAAACCGCGCACGACTTACCTGCGCTACAAACAATGGCTGGACCGCGTTGCCGGTGGTGTCATGATGGCACTGGGGATCAAGCTGGTGGCATCAGCACGCTGA
- a CDS encoding cell envelope biogenesis protein TolA, translating into MNKLITAIIASTVVMGSAFAQTPASASATAASKPATAAAASVAKSAPAAKVVAASASASASAAAPAASAPEAKPAMHTGEKAAKHTKKEAKAAGASAAASAASK; encoded by the coding sequence ATGAACAAACTGATCACCGCCATCATCGCTTCCACAGTTGTTATGGGTAGCGCCTTTGCACAAACTCCAGCTTCTGCATCTGCTACTGCTGCTTCCAAACCAGCGACAGCCGCAGCAGCGAGTGTAGCGAAATCTGCTCCGGCAGCTAAAGTAGTAGCCGCTTCTGCATCAGCCAGTGCTTCTGCAGCAGCACCAGCAGCATCTGCTCCTGAAGCCAAGCCAGCAATGCACACAGGTGAAAAAGCTGCCAAGCACACCAAGAAAGAAGCAAAAGCAGCAGGCGCATCTGCCGCCGCCAGCGCAGCATCGAAATAA
- a CDS encoding ATP-binding cassette domain-containing protein has protein sequence MIKVTQLQFEYGKKRVYDDFSLALDKPGVYGLFGRNGSGKSTLLKILSGLLFPHGGQVEVLGYRPAARLPTFLEQVYVVPEEFHLPDISMAVLQKTHAPFYPRFSGSDFAQYADIFEIPHDKGFAAMSLGQKKKAVIAFALATHTPLLLMDEPTNGLDIVGRSQFKIILGGKEHANRTVIISTHQAHDLESLMHHVLFVDGGKLALSASMQTLQHALQLGVTDDQADTAGSIYQEAYGQQWAYIARNTTGEPGAVNLELLYKALSINKQGVLDAVADYLRPQSQPQLQAAKEEQ, from the coding sequence ATGATCAAAGTCACGCAACTACAATTTGAGTATGGCAAGAAGCGCGTCTATGACGACTTTTCGCTGGCGCTGGACAAGCCTGGAGTGTATGGCCTGTTTGGCCGCAATGGCAGTGGCAAATCGACGCTGCTGAAGATTTTGTCAGGTTTGCTGTTCCCGCATGGCGGGCAGGTGGAGGTGCTGGGCTACAGGCCAGCGGCACGCTTGCCGACTTTTCTGGAGCAGGTGTATGTCGTGCCAGAAGAGTTTCACCTGCCGGACATCAGCATGGCCGTGCTGCAAAAGACGCATGCGCCGTTTTATCCGCGTTTCTCAGGCAGTGATTTTGCGCAGTATGCCGATATCTTTGAAATCCCGCATGACAAGGGCTTTGCCGCGATGAGCCTGGGCCAGAAAAAGAAGGCCGTCATTGCCTTTGCCCTGGCAACGCACACGCCTCTGCTGCTGATGGATGAGCCCACCAACGGCCTCGACATTGTCGGGCGCTCGCAATTCAAGATTATCCTTGGTGGCAAGGAACATGCGAACCGTACCGTGATCATCAGCACCCATCAGGCACATGATCTTGAGAGCCTGATGCATCATGTGCTGTTCGTTGATGGTGGCAAACTCGCACTGTCAGCCAGCATGCAGACACTGCAACATGCGCTGCAACTCGGCGTCACAGACGACCAGGCGGATACCGCAGGCAGCATTTACCAGGAAGCTTATGGCCAGCAATGGGCATATATTGCGCGCAATACCACGGGTGAACCGGGCGCTGTCAATCTCGAATTATTGTACAAGGCGCTGAGCATCAATAAACAGGGTGTGCTGGATGCGGTGGCAGATTATTTGCGGCCGCAATCCCAGCCTCAGTTACAAGCTGCCAAGGAAGAGCAATGA
- the dapF gene encoding diaminopimelate epimerase — MEISFAKYQALGNAYLVVDASAMEIGTDEIRRLCDFRTGIGSDGVLFGPTYPDDADFGLRIINPDGSEAEKSGNGLRIFCQYLYDQGLVGTQVFTVKTRGGIVRARVFPEQQLVEVSMGQVSFDSAQIPVAGPVREVLLEEIAVGQRSVQVSCATIGNPHCVVLTDTLGTEPTESLARELGPLLEHHPLFPNRSNVQFLRVLDRQNIQLEIWERGAGYTHASGSSSCAAASVAHRLGFVDANLTVHMRGGDIAITISPDFEVTMTGPVQVVCRGVLVTRESA; from the coding sequence ATGGAAATCAGTTTTGCAAAATACCAGGCACTCGGCAATGCCTATCTGGTTGTTGATGCATCTGCCATGGAAATTGGCACGGACGAGATCAGGCGTCTGTGCGATTTTCGTACTGGCATAGGCAGCGACGGCGTGTTGTTTGGCCCTACTTATCCTGATGATGCCGACTTTGGTTTGCGCATCATCAATCCAGATGGCAGCGAGGCCGAGAAGAGTGGCAATGGTTTGCGCATCTTTTGCCAGTATCTGTACGACCAGGGGTTGGTTGGCACGCAGGTGTTCACTGTCAAGACCAGGGGCGGCATCGTGCGGGCCAGGGTTTTTCCTGAGCAGCAGTTAGTGGAAGTGTCGATGGGGCAGGTCAGTTTCGATTCAGCACAGATACCCGTGGCAGGGCCGGTGCGTGAAGTCCTGCTGGAAGAAATCGCTGTTGGTCAACGCAGCGTGCAGGTATCTTGCGCGACGATAGGCAACCCGCATTGCGTGGTGCTGACAGATACGCTGGGAACAGAGCCTACCGAATCCCTGGCGAGAGAACTGGGCCCTTTGCTGGAACATCATCCACTCTTCCCTAACCGCAGTAATGTGCAGTTCCTGCGCGTGCTTGATCGCCAGAATATACAGCTCGAAATCTGGGAGCGTGGCGCAGGTTACACCCATGCATCCGGTAGCAGCAGTTGCGCCGCCGCCTCCGTGGCGCACAGGCTGGGGTTTGTTGATGCGAACCTGACGGTGCACATGCGGGGTGGCGACATTGCGATTACCATCTCGCCTGATTTTGAAGTCACGATGACGGGGCCGGTGCAGGTGGTATGCCGTGGCGTGCTTGTAACGCGGGAGTCAGCCTGA
- a CDS encoding zinc-binding alcohol dehydrogenase family protein: MKAAIVVEAGKPPVYGDFKEPVAGDGEVIVKVTAAALSPVVKSRASGRHYSSAGSLPFVVGIDGVGRLEDGSHVYFALPQAPFGSMAEKTVVRAAQCIALPDALDDIKAAALANPGMSAWAAMQERAKLVAGETVLINGATGSAGRLAVQIAKYLGAKKVIATGRNKLALEALQAIGADVIIPLGDDKQAMEEVFKQQFAGGVDVVVDYLWGQSAELLLIAAAKAGKEAVPVRFVQVGSVSGEDINLPSAVLRSSAIVLMGSGIGSIPSQRLFKAIGEVLHAAVPGGFEIAVETAPLSAVEENWGKDANMPRLVFTMA, from the coding sequence ATGAAAGCAGCAATCGTAGTAGAAGCAGGCAAGCCACCCGTCTATGGTGATTTCAAGGAGCCAGTCGCAGGTGACGGCGAGGTGATTGTCAAGGTGACGGCAGCAGCGCTCAGCCCCGTGGTCAAAAGCCGCGCCTCGGGCAGGCATTATAGTTCTGCAGGCAGCCTGCCGTTTGTGGTGGGCATTGATGGCGTAGGGCGTCTGGAAGATGGCAGCCACGTCTATTTTGCCCTGCCGCAAGCGCCCTTTGGCAGCATGGCTGAAAAGACCGTAGTCAGGGCTGCGCAATGCATAGCCCTGCCAGATGCACTTGATGATATCAAGGCGGCAGCCCTTGCCAACCCTGGCATGTCGGCCTGGGCCGCCATGCAGGAGAGGGCAAAACTGGTGGCGGGCGAAACCGTATTGATCAACGGCGCAACTGGCTCAGCAGGCCGCCTGGCAGTGCAGATTGCAAAGTACCTGGGCGCAAAGAAGGTGATTGCCACGGGCCGCAACAAACTGGCGCTGGAGGCACTGCAAGCCATAGGTGCAGACGTGATAATCCCTCTGGGCGATGATAAACAAGCCATGGAAGAAGTCTTCAAACAGCAGTTTGCCGGGGGCGTAGATGTGGTCGTCGATTACCTGTGGGGGCAGAGTGCAGAATTGCTGCTCATCGCCGCCGCCAAGGCAGGCAAAGAAGCTGTACCCGTGCGCTTTGTGCAGGTGGGTTCGGTCAGTGGAGAAGACATCAATTTGCCAAGTGCGGTGTTGCGTTCATCCGCCATCGTGCTCATGGGCAGCGGCATAGGCAGCATCCCGTCCCAGCGCCTGTTCAAAGCGATAGGCGAAGTCTTGCATGCTGCCGTGCCAGGCGGGTTCGAGATCGCGGTGGAGACAGCACCCTTGTCTGCGGTGGAAGAGAACTGGGGCAAGGATGCCAACATGCCGAGGCTGGTGTTTACGATGGCGTGA
- a CDS encoding MarR family winged helix-turn-helix transcriptional regulator, with translation MKKEIGELRGALMDITGVLNRPQPDAALIAAAGIDLDRALFPLLVRIERLGPIGIVELAELVGRDHSTVSRQIAKLDSLGLVSRCPSPQDGRVKAAVITEQGRVMTDALDSARQKIIEKMLSDWKKEDVRELARLLRHFADDALAWVGAL, from the coding sequence ATGAAGAAAGAAATTGGCGAACTGCGCGGTGCCCTGATGGATATCACCGGCGTGCTGAACCGCCCGCAGCCGGATGCCGCCCTCATTGCGGCGGCGGGCATCGATCTTGACCGCGCCCTCTTCCCCTTGCTGGTACGCATAGAACGCCTGGGGCCGATAGGCATAGTCGAGCTGGCCGAGCTGGTGGGCCGCGACCACAGCACTGTCAGCCGCCAGATCGCCAAGCTCGACAGCCTGGGTCTGGTCAGCCGCTGCCCCAGCCCGCAAGATGGCCGCGTCAAGGCCGCCGTCATCACCGAACAAGGCCGCGTCATGACAGATGCGCTCGATAGCGCGCGGCAAAAGATCATAGAAAAAATGCTGAGCGACTGGAAGAAAGAAGACGTGCGCGAACTGGCGCGCTTGCTACGGCATTTTGCGGATGATGCACTGGCCTGGGTGGGGGCTTTGTGA
- a CDS encoding amino acid--tRNA ligase-related protein — protein sequence MFTFEEIAVQAGKKVRVEGFVATTRIQSKMAFVIMQSGASKVQVVASGAAREQAKALMQQAYAAVEGIVVSSAQAPGGFEIQAESIELLSPTIQWPISSDSEIGTRLAWPAARFRDRKEALALIVQSEIEMEMTSYLRSQGFIGIHSPKLMGAPSESGSEVFEVKYFGERAYLAQSPQIYKQIAIMAGLGKIYEVGPVFRAEPSFSSRHATEFISFDVELEGVKSEVEIIELECAMIIAALQQVITRIGPELALHYPKATVPAACHILEFAEAQALLGVSGDESLSAEEERRLGAMMQEQGHELVALTRVPWKQRPFYHKREGERLTRSFELLYRGVEITTGAIREHRYDVLMAQLAEKGLTGKGLEFYLESFKLAAPPHGGFGLGLARLTALFLGLPGIKEATFIHRGPGRLAP from the coding sequence ATGTTTACATTCGAGGAAATCGCAGTACAGGCAGGTAAAAAAGTAAGAGTAGAAGGCTTTGTGGCGACCACCCGCATACAGAGCAAAATGGCATTCGTCATTATGCAGTCGGGCGCGAGCAAGGTGCAGGTCGTGGCATCGGGCGCGGCGCGTGAACAGGCGAAGGCCTTGATGCAGCAGGCGTATGCGGCAGTTGAAGGCATAGTCGTTTCATCAGCGCAGGCACCAGGCGGCTTTGAGATACAGGCAGAGTCGATTGAGCTGCTGTCACCAACGATACAGTGGCCTATATCCAGCGATAGTGAAATTGGCACCAGGCTGGCATGGCCAGCAGCGCGCTTCCGTGATCGCAAAGAGGCGCTGGCGCTGATCGTTCAGAGCGAAATCGAAATGGAGATGACCAGTTATCTGAGGAGTCAGGGTTTCATTGGCATTCATTCACCCAAGCTCATGGGCGCGCCGTCTGAATCTGGTTCAGAGGTGTTTGAGGTCAAGTACTTTGGTGAACGGGCTTATCTGGCCCAGTCACCGCAGATCTACAAGCAAATTGCCATCATGGCGGGCCTGGGCAAGATTTATGAGGTTGGGCCAGTATTCAGGGCAGAACCGAGTTTTTCTTCGCGCCACGCGACTGAGTTTATCTCCTTCGACGTGGAACTCGAAGGTGTTAAAAGCGAAGTCGAGATCATAGAACTTGAGTGCGCAATGATCATTGCCGCCTTGCAGCAGGTGATCACCAGAATCGGCCCTGAGCTGGCTTTGCATTACCCCAAAGCGACAGTGCCAGCCGCTTGTCATATTCTCGAATTTGCCGAAGCGCAGGCTTTGCTTGGTGTATCCGGCGACGAATCACTGAGTGCCGAGGAAGAGCGAAGACTCGGTGCGATGATGCAAGAGCAGGGCCACGAGCTGGTGGCACTGACCCGTGTGCCATGGAAGCAAAGACCGTTCTACCATAAGCGTGAAGGTGAACGCCTGACACGGAGTTTTGAGTTGCTGTATCGCGGCGTAGAAATTACCACGGGTGCCATACGCGAACACAGATACGATGTCCTGATGGCGCAGCTTGCCGAGAAAGGGCTGACAGGCAAGGGCCTGGAGTTTTATCTGGAATCATTCAAACTGGCAGCACCACCACACGGCGGTTTTGGCCTGGGCCTGGCACGCTTGACTGCCTTGTTTCTGGGTTTGCCGGGGATTAAAGAGGCGACGTTTATTCACCGGGGGCCGGGAAGGCTGGCGCCTTGA
- a CDS encoding serine hydrolase: protein MRTSHALPAILSLFLISLTTAQTSTAAMPDKNAVLSPAAEAALKDKLQTMFNTACAKDEFSGAYLVAKNGKIISEAACGEASKRYHVANTIDTRFNVASVGKMFTAVAIGQLAEAGRLSYADTVSNYVDASWLSPEVSKKITIGQLLSHTSGLGDLFNSTFLNGPYMQMVALRNLDDYKPFTREARLEFAPGSNYLYSNMGTFLLGVIIEKVSGQNYYDYVRQHVFMAAGMNSTDNYVRDEGVEDLATGYLGKQAAMAGRKENTVLIPLRGGPYGLAYSTTHDLLRFANALQAGKLLKPATRQLFWQDQSAGRADKGSYGYCFELSTGPLGKVVGHSGQFTGVYSKLDMYLDAGYTVVVLSNYEPGQQPLAGRIAAVLESVSGQ from the coding sequence ATGCGCACCAGCCATGCACTGCCCGCCATATTGAGTTTGTTCCTGATTTCTCTTACAACTGCGCAAACCAGTACGGCTGCAATGCCTGATAAAAATGCAGTCCTGTCGCCCGCTGCTGAAGCTGCACTGAAAGATAAACTGCAAACCATGTTCAACACCGCCTGCGCCAAAGATGAATTCTCAGGTGCCTACCTCGTCGCAAAAAACGGCAAGATCATCAGTGAGGCGGCATGTGGCGAAGCCAGCAAGCGCTACCATGTCGCTAACACGATAGACACCAGGTTCAATGTGGCCTCGGTCGGCAAGATGTTTACTGCGGTGGCCATAGGCCAGTTGGCAGAGGCGGGGCGTTTGTCGTATGCAGATACTGTCAGCAACTATGTGGATGCTAGCTGGTTGTCGCCTGAAGTGTCGAAAAAAATCACCATAGGCCAGTTGCTGTCGCACACATCGGGCCTGGGCGATCTTTTCAATAGCACGTTTCTCAACGGCCCGTATATGCAGATGGTCGCGCTGCGTAACCTGGACGACTACAAGCCATTCACACGTGAAGCGAGGCTGGAGTTTGCTCCCGGCAGCAATTATTTGTACAGCAATATGGGCACGTTTTTACTTGGTGTCATCATAGAAAAAGTCTCGGGACAAAATTATTATGACTATGTGCGCCAGCATGTGTTTATGGCGGCAGGCATGAACAGTACAGATAATTATGTCAGGGATGAGGGAGTAGAAGACCTCGCTACCGGTTATCTGGGCAAGCAAGCCGCGATGGCAGGCAGAAAAGAAAACACTGTCCTCATACCATTGCGCGGCGGGCCGTATGGCCTGGCTTATTCGACCACGCATGACCTGCTGCGCTTTGCCAACGCACTGCAGGCAGGCAAACTGCTCAAGCCAGCGACGCGCCAGTTGTTCTGGCAAGACCAGAGCGCAGGCCGTGCAGACAAGGGCAGCTATGGATACTGTTTCGAATTAAGCACAGGCCCGCTGGGCAAGGTCGTGGGACACAGCGGGCAGTTCACGGGGGTATATAGCAAGCTCGACATGTATCTCGATGCGGGCTATACCGTGGTCGTGCTGTCCAACTATGAGCCGGGTCAGCAGCCATTGGCGGGGCGTATTGCTGCTGTGCTGGAGAGTGTGTCAGGACAGTAG